In Chryseobacterium shigense, the following proteins share a genomic window:
- the ilvD gene encoding dihydroxy-acid dehydratase: MLNKYSKTFTQNREQPAAKAMLYGIGFTDEDMQKAQIGIASMGYDGNTCNMHLNDLAKFVKKGTWDHGLAGLIFNTIGVSDGMSNGTDGMRYSLVSRDVIADSIEAICGAQYYDGIIALPGCDKNMPGTIIAMGRLNRPSIMVYGGTIAPGCYKNEPLNIVSAFEALGKKIAGEISEEDFNGVIKNSCPGAGACGGMYTANTMSSAIEALGMSLPYSSSNPALSKEKQKECLEAGKYIKILLEKDIKPSDIMTRKAFENALRLIVILGGSTNAVLHFIAMAKSVGVSVTQDDFQKMSDCTPVLADLKPSGKYLMQDLHEHGGTPAVMKYLLEEGLLHGDCLTVTGKTIAENLENVPSLDFAKQKIIRPLSNPIKETGHLRILYGNLAEKGSVAKITGKEGEKFSGKAKVFDGEKDLIKGIENGRVQHGDVIVIRHEGPKGAPGMPEMLKPTSALIGAGLGGSVALITDGRFSGGTHGFVVGHITPEAHEGGLIAFVNDDDLIEIDAVNNIIQLKVSEEEIEQRKKGWQKPELKVKKGLLYKYALTVSSAAEGCVTDEITQ, from the coding sequence ATGTTAAACAAATATTCAAAAACATTTACACAAAACAGAGAACAGCCCGCCGCAAAAGCAATGCTTTACGGAATAGGCTTTACAGATGAAGATATGCAGAAAGCCCAAATCGGAATTGCCAGTATGGGCTACGATGGAAATACCTGCAATATGCACCTTAATGATCTTGCAAAATTCGTAAAAAAAGGAACCTGGGATCACGGACTCGCAGGATTGATTTTCAATACAATAGGTGTAAGCGATGGGATGAGTAATGGTACAGATGGCATGCGTTACTCACTGGTAAGCCGTGACGTTATTGCAGACAGTATAGAAGCAATCTGTGGAGCTCAATACTATGACGGAATCATTGCATTACCGGGGTGTGACAAGAATATGCCGGGAACCATCATTGCTATGGGAAGACTGAACAGGCCATCCATCATGGTATACGGAGGAACCATAGCTCCGGGATGTTACAAGAATGAGCCACTTAATATCGTTTCAGCTTTTGAAGCTTTGGGAAAAAAGATTGCCGGAGAAATTTCAGAAGAAGATTTTAATGGGGTTATTAAAAATTCCTGTCCCGGGGCAGGGGCATGCGGAGGAATGTACACTGCGAACACCATGTCTTCAGCCATTGAAGCATTAGGAATGAGTCTTCCGTATTCATCATCAAATCCGGCATTGAGCAAAGAAAAACAAAAAGAGTGCCTTGAAGCGGGAAAATATATCAAAATATTGCTGGAAAAAGATATCAAACCTTCAGACATTATGACCAGAAAGGCCTTTGAAAATGCCCTTCGCCTGATCGTTATTCTAGGAGGAAGCACCAATGCGGTTCTTCACTTTATAGCAATGGCAAAAAGCGTTGGTGTTTCTGTAACTCAGGATGATTTCCAGAAAATGAGTGACTGCACGCCCGTATTGGCAGATCTTAAGCCAAGCGGGAAATATCTGATGCAGGATCTTCACGAGCACGGGGGAACACCTGCTGTAATGAAATACCTGTTGGAAGAAGGTTTACTGCATGGCGACTGTTTAACAGTTACCGGAAAAACTATCGCTGAAAACCTTGAAAATGTTCCCAGTCTGGATTTTGCAAAACAGAAGATCATCAGACCTTTATCAAATCCTATCAAAGAAACAGGACATTTAAGAATACTCTATGGAAATCTAGCAGAAAAAGGAAGTGTAGCAAAGATTACCGGAAAAGAAGGAGAAAAATTTTCAGGAAAAGCCAAAGTATTTGACGGAGAAAAAGATCTCATCAAAGGCATTGAAAACGGAAGGGTTCAGCACGGAGACGTAATTGTAATCCGCCATGAAGGACCTAAAGGAGCACCCGGAATGCCCGAAATGCTGAAACCCACCAGCGCACTGATCGGGGCAGGCCTGGGCGGAAGCGTAGCTTTAATTACCGATGGACGCTTCAGCGGAGGGACTCACGGTTTTGTGGTAGGACACATTACTCCCGAAGCCCACGAAGGCGGCCTGATCGCTTTTGTGAACGATGATGATCTTATTGAAATAGATGCAGTAAACAACATCATCCAGTTAAAAGTGTCCGAAGAAGAAATAGAACAGAGAAAAAAAGGATGGCAAAAACCTGAACTTAAAGTTAAAAAAGGACTGCTATACAAATACGCACTCACCGTATCATCAGCGGCAGAAGGTTGTGTAACAGACGAAATCACTCAATAA
- the ilvB gene encoding biosynthetic-type acetolactate synthase large subunit: MKNLNVSTETEISGSRIILEAFLQEGVKTIFGYPGGAIIPIYDALYDYKDKLEHILVRHEQGAVHAAQGLARASGEVGVVLATSGPGATNLVTGLADALLDNTPVVCITGQVFEHLLGTDAFQEIDVMNVTSPVTKWNYQVTDAEELPEVLAKAFYIARSGRPGPVLIDVTKNAQLQKVSDKGYTPCDSLRSYRPDPVPDMKNIEKAATLINKAEKPFIIAGQGIMLGKAEKEFLQFAEKSGIPVAWTVLGMSAIPTDHPQAVGMVGMHGNYGPNILTNECDVLIAVGMRFDDRVTGRLDQYAKQAGIIHLDIDKAEINKNVKADVPVLGNCKETLPLLTDLIEPREHTDWHQKFKDCYKIEHHKLISLELYPSEGEITMGEVIRHLNEMTKGEAVIVTDVGQHQMAACRYSDFKHSRSNITSGGLGTMGFCLPAAIGAAYAGTRRPVIAVMGDGGAQMNIQELGTLMQYQPDVKILILNNCYLGMVRQWQELFHEERYSSVDIQSPDFVQVAKGYNIPGRKVTQREELEIGLSEMLHHKGAFLLEVMTGKEHNVFPMIPQGKSVSEIVLNHNKV, translated from the coding sequence ATGAAGAATCTAAATGTATCCACAGAAACAGAAATAAGCGGCAGCCGGATCATCCTTGAAGCATTTCTTCAGGAAGGGGTAAAAACCATATTCGGATATCCGGGAGGGGCCATTATCCCCATTTATGATGCCCTTTACGATTATAAAGATAAGTTGGAACATATTCTGGTCCGCCACGAGCAGGGAGCGGTCCATGCCGCACAGGGACTGGCAAGAGCCTCCGGAGAAGTAGGGGTGGTATTGGCTACCAGCGGCCCCGGTGCCACCAATCTGGTAACTGGATTAGCAGATGCATTATTGGATAATACTCCGGTTGTATGCATCACGGGGCAGGTTTTTGAACATCTTTTGGGCACAGATGCATTTCAGGAAATAGATGTGATGAACGTTACCAGTCCAGTTACCAAATGGAATTACCAGGTAACCGATGCCGAAGAACTTCCTGAAGTATTGGCAAAGGCATTCTATATCGCAAGATCGGGAAGACCTGGCCCGGTACTGATAGATGTAACGAAAAATGCCCAGCTGCAAAAGGTTTCGGATAAAGGGTATACACCTTGCGATTCTTTAAGAAGTTACAGGCCGGATCCTGTTCCCGATATGAAAAATATTGAAAAAGCAGCCACTCTGATCAATAAGGCGGAAAAACCATTCATAATTGCAGGGCAGGGAATTATGTTAGGAAAGGCAGAAAAGGAATTTCTACAGTTTGCTGAAAAATCGGGAATTCCTGTTGCATGGACTGTTCTGGGAATGAGCGCCATTCCAACAGATCATCCTCAGGCCGTTGGAATGGTAGGAATGCATGGAAATTACGGTCCCAATATCCTCACCAATGAATGTGATGTCCTGATTGCCGTAGGAATGCGCTTTGATGACCGTGTAACCGGAAGACTTGATCAGTATGCAAAACAGGCTGGTATCATTCACCTTGATATTGACAAAGCAGAGATCAATAAAAATGTAAAAGCTGATGTTCCGGTTCTTGGAAATTGTAAAGAAACATTACCGCTCCTTACTGATCTGATAGAGCCAAGAGAACATACAGACTGGCATCAAAAATTTAAAGATTGTTACAAAATTGAACATCATAAGCTGATTAGCCTTGAATTATATCCTTCAGAAGGAGAAATTACCATGGGAGAAGTAATCCGGCACCTTAACGAAATGACAAAAGGAGAAGCAGTTATTGTAACGGATGTAGGACAGCATCAGATGGCGGCTTGCAGGTATTCAGATTTTAAACATTCCAGAAGCAATATTACCAGCGGAGGATTGGGAACCATGGGATTTTGCCTGCCTGCTGCTATAGGAGCCGCTTATGCAGGAACCAGACGTCCGGTCATTGCGGTAATGGGAGATGGAGGCGCCCAGATGAATATTCAGGAATTGGGAACATTGATGCAGTATCAGCCGGATGTTAAGATCTTGATTCTCAATAACTGCTATCTGGGAATGGTAAGACAGTGGCAGGAGCTGTTTCACGAAGAAAGATATTCATCGGTGGATATCCAGAGTCCTGATTTTGTACAGGTTGCCAAAGGATATAATATTCCGGGAAGAAAGGTAACTCAGAGGGAAGAATTGGAAATAGGTCTCAGTGAAATGCTTCATCATAAAGGAGCTTTCCTTCTCGAAGTAATGACAGGAAAAGAACACAATGTTTTCCCCATGATTCCACAAGGGAAAAGTGTTTCCGAAATTGTACTGAATCATAATAAGGTTTAA
- the ilvC gene encoding ketol-acid reductoisomerase yields the protein MAKLNFGGVEENVVTRQEFPLEKAQEVLKGEIVAVVGYGVQGPGQALNQKDNGINVIVGQRKNSKSWDKAVADGFVPGETLFEIEEALQKGTIICYLLSDAAQIEYWPKIKKYLTPGKALYFSHGFGITFNERTGIIPPADVDVFLVAPKGSGTSLRRMFLQNRGLNSSFAVYQDATGKARERVTALGIAIGSGYLFETDFKKEVFSDLAGERGTLMGAVQGIFAAQYDVLRKNGHSPSEAFNETVEELTQSLMPLVAENGMDWMYANCSTTAQRGALDWWKRFRDATSPLFEELYDSVAKGNEAQRSIDSNSKPDYREKLEVELTELRESEMWRAGKTVRSLRPENN from the coding sequence ATGGCAAAATTGAATTTCGGAGGAGTAGAAGAAAACGTAGTGACAAGACAGGAATTTCCATTGGAGAAAGCACAGGAAGTATTGAAGGGTGAGATTGTAGCAGTGGTAGGATATGGAGTGCAGGGACCAGGGCAGGCACTCAACCAGAAAGACAACGGAATCAATGTGATTGTCGGACAGAGAAAGAACTCAAAATCCTGGGATAAGGCAGTAGCAGACGGATTTGTACCCGGAGAAACCCTGTTTGAAATAGAAGAAGCCCTTCAGAAAGGAACCATTATCTGCTACCTTTTGAGTGATGCAGCCCAGATTGAATACTGGCCCAAAATAAAAAAATACCTTACTCCCGGAAAAGCATTATACTTTTCCCATGGTTTTGGAATAACTTTTAATGAGCGTACAGGGATTATTCCTCCCGCTGATGTTGATGTTTTCCTGGTAGCGCCTAAAGGATCAGGCACTTCCTTAAGGAGAATGTTCCTTCAGAACCGCGGACTGAACAGCAGTTTCGCCGTGTATCAGGATGCAACTGGAAAAGCAAGAGAAAGAGTAACTGCTTTGGGAATAGCCATAGGGAGCGGGTATTTATTTGAAACGGACTTTAAAAAAGAAGTATTCAGCGATCTTGCAGGAGAAAGAGGAACATTGATGGGAGCTGTACAGGGAATATTTGCGGCCCAGTATGATGTGCTGAGAAAAAACGGGCATAGCCCCTCCGAAGCGTTTAATGAAACAGTAGAGGAATTAACACAATCCTTAATGCCGTTGGTAGCAGAAAACGGAATGGACTGGATGTACGCCAATTGCAGTACCACAGCCCAAAGAGGAGCATTAGACTGGTGGAAACGTTTCAGAGACGCTACCTCTCCTTTGTTTGAGGAACTGTATGATAGTGTAGCTAAAGGAAATGAGGCTCAACGGTCCATTGACAGCAACAGTAAGCCGGACTACCGGGAAAAGCTTGAAGTGGAGCTGACAGAGCTCAGAGAAAGTGAAATGTGGAGAGCAGGCAAAACCGTCCGCAGTCTAAGGCCTGAAAATAATTAA